One region of Molothrus aeneus isolate 106 chromosome 1, BPBGC_Maene_1.0, whole genome shotgun sequence genomic DNA includes:
- the RPP40 gene encoding ribonuclease P protein subunit p40, with the protein MLPAQLGRAPRHLLVCERGHARHPRSRHAAHVLDHAYSCRVSFLIPECGVLPEVLKSTIADIGEYYLVRNLPIHELVTHEFIDAFVKKGSCYALTYKTKIDQDNTAALLPNGKLILSVDKDTYEELGLQGRPSRYSGKKVMRYIITVDLTDAGFHPESKKHNRVLWALKEKKPLEFDFLLAWYSTGAEGSTLMSYFSKNQIQALKPKITFSTLRDLQCPVLQSNDLQGKPEESCSTEELFEWLGAVLNQVSLDNKSSSFLSTYCCPEPNTVVEKAFLCTITGFIIPEKIIQLLEQLCCYFGEPKLAHWLTLTVHGFADSPVSWRESEHGFHKGGENLYNFVIFRNLDYWLHMAVGAHDDCPP; encoded by the exons ATGCTACCGGCGCAGCTCGGGCGCGCGCCGCGGCACCTGCTGGTGTGCGAGCGCGGCCACGCGCGCCACCCGCGCTCGCGGCACGCGGCGCACGTGCTGGACCACGCCTACAGCTGCCGC GTGTCTTTTTTGATCCCGGAATGTGGGGTGCTTCCTGAAGTGCTGAAAAGCACAATTGCAGATATTGGAGAGTACTACCTGGTGAGGAATTTACCCATTCATGAATTGGTCACTCATGAATTCATTGATGCTTTCGTGAAGAAAG GTTCATGCTACGCACTTACCTATAAGACAAAAATTGATCAAGATAATACTGCAGCTCTGCTACCAAATG GTAAACTAATTCTGTCAGTGGATAAGGATACTTATGAGGAACTTGGACTGCAAGGTCGCCCTTCTCGGTATTCAGGCAAAAAAGTAATGCGATATA TTATCACTGTTGACTTGACTGATGCTGGCTTTCACCCTGAGAGCAAGAAACATAACAGAGTGCTTTGGgccttgaaagaaaagaaacctttAGAATTTGACTTCCTACTGGCTTGGTATAGTACAG GTGCAGAGGGATCAACATTGATGTCATACTTttcaaaaaaccaaatacaGGCCCTGAAGCCAAAAATAACATTCAGCACCTTAAGGGACTTGCAGTGTCCAGTGTTACAAAGTAATGATCTACAAGGAAAACCAGAGGAGTCCTGCAGTACAGAGGAGCTCTTTGAATGGCTGGGTGCTGTCTTGAATCAAGTTAGCTT agACAACAAATCCTCCAGCTTCTTATCAACCTattgctgccctgagcccaaCACAGtggtggaaaaagcttttttgtgCACAATCACAGGCTTTATAATTCCTGAGAAGATTATTCAGTTATTGGAGCAGCTGTG TTGCTATTTTGGTGAACCAAAACTGGCACATTGGCTGACCTTAACTGTGCATGGCTTTGCAGACAGCCCTGTTTCCTGGAGAGAAAGTGAGCATGGTTTCCACAAAGGAGGAGAGAACTTGTACAACTTTGTCATTTTTAGAAATCTGGACTACTGGCTTCACATGGCTGTAGGAGCTCATGATGATTGTCCTCCATAA